In the Elioraea tepida genome, one interval contains:
- a CDS encoding DMT family transporter yields MVQPSPPSTRRPDALAFALLAALGALWGLTPALGKAAFGLGATPLAYVFRSALVAATILFVVGLVRRRPLPLDASGLRFHLGSGLVGFAVPNLIGFLALRHVPAGLFAMVIPAAPLVTFTLSAALGLERATLRRFAGVVVALAGTLLALSPGAALPEGGALGWAFASLAVPACYACSNVFAVRFRPPGADPLALACGTASGAAAWLALAASVPGEPWGPLALARPFPPYDVFAAAQGALTAVAYAIYFRLLTRHGGVFASQVGYVLVLTGLGWGWVLFGEVPGPLIVPAAALIFAGLALATSPSRGPSP; encoded by the coding sequence GTGGTCCAGCCCTCCCCGCCCTCGACACGCCGGCCCGATGCGCTGGCGTTCGCCCTGCTCGCCGCTCTGGGTGCGCTCTGGGGGCTGACGCCGGCGCTCGGCAAGGCCGCCTTCGGCCTTGGCGCGACCCCGCTCGCCTACGTGTTCCGCTCCGCCCTCGTCGCCGCAACGATCCTGTTCGTGGTCGGGCTCGTACGTCGCCGACCGCTGCCGCTCGACGCAAGCGGCCTCCGCTTCCACCTTGGCAGCGGCCTTGTGGGCTTCGCCGTGCCCAACCTGATCGGCTTCCTCGCGCTGCGCCATGTCCCGGCCGGCCTGTTCGCGATGGTGATCCCCGCGGCACCGCTCGTGACGTTCACCCTCTCCGCCGCCCTCGGCCTCGAGCGCGCGACCCTGCGTCGTTTCGCCGGCGTTGTGGTGGCGCTCGCGGGAACGCTGCTCGCCCTCTCCCCGGGCGCCGCCCTGCCCGAGGGCGGCGCTCTCGGCTGGGCCTTCGCCTCGCTCGCGGTTCCCGCCTGCTACGCGTGCTCGAACGTGTTCGCCGTGCGCTTCCGCCCGCCCGGGGCCGACCCGCTCGCGCTCGCCTGCGGCACCGCCTCCGGCGCGGCAGCCTGGCTTGCGCTCGCCGCCTCCGTGCCCGGAGAGCCCTGGGGGCCGCTTGCGCTCGCGCGCCCCTTCCCGCCGTACGACGTCTTCGCCGCGGCGCAAGGGGCGCTGACGGCCGTCGCCTACGCGATCTATTTCCGGCTTCTCACCCGCCACGGCGGCGTGTTCGCCTCGCAGGTCGGCTACGTGCTGGTGCTGACCGGGCTCGGCTGGGGCTGGGTGCTGTTCGGCGAGGTTCCGGGGCCGCTGATCGTTCCGGCGGCCGCACTGATCTTCGCGGGCCTTGCGCTCGCCACCTCGCCGTCGCGCGGCCCGAGCCCGTAG
- a CDS encoding dihydrodipicolinate synthase family protein produces the protein MTTTEPMLERALYGGVNAAVLTPMGPDLAPDVPLMASHCRWLLENGCDGLGILGTTGEATSFSVAERIAVMEGLVAAGIPAEKLMPGTGCAALTDSVELTKAAKRLGCPGVLMLPPFYYKNPSDDGLFAWFSEVINRVGGGVKVYLYHFPQQSAVPFSLELIGRLLAAFPGVIKGVKDSSGDYGNMKAMIDAFAAQGFEVYSGSDEFLSRILHDGGAGSITAAANVNCAAAAAVVRAFRAGDRAAEEAAQAVLTATRRIATSVPLIAGLREIVARRTGNPAWRRIRPPNLPLAAEKVGPFLAAFDATGIGGLAHAA, from the coding sequence ATGACGACGACGGAACCGATGCTCGAGCGGGCGCTCTACGGCGGGGTGAACGCCGCGGTGCTCACGCCGATGGGGCCTGACCTCGCGCCTGATGTGCCGCTGATGGCGTCGCATTGCCGCTGGCTGCTCGAGAACGGCTGCGACGGCCTCGGAATCCTCGGCACGACAGGCGAGGCGACGAGCTTCTCGGTGGCGGAGCGGATCGCGGTGATGGAGGGGCTGGTCGCGGCCGGCATTCCGGCCGAGAAGCTGATGCCCGGCACCGGCTGCGCCGCGCTCACCGACAGCGTCGAGCTGACGAAGGCGGCGAAGCGCCTCGGCTGCCCGGGCGTTCTGATGCTGCCGCCGTTCTACTACAAGAACCCGAGCGATGATGGCCTGTTCGCCTGGTTCTCCGAGGTGATCAACCGGGTCGGCGGCGGGGTGAAAGTCTATCTCTACCACTTCCCGCAGCAATCGGCCGTGCCGTTCTCGCTCGAGCTGATCGGGCGCCTGCTCGCGGCCTTCCCCGGCGTGATCAAGGGCGTGAAGGACTCCTCCGGCGACTACGGCAACATGAAGGCGATGATCGATGCCTTCGCCGCCCAAGGCTTCGAGGTCTATTCCGGCTCCGACGAATTCCTCTCGCGCATCCTGCATGACGGCGGGGCTGGCTCGATCACCGCCGCCGCCAACGTCAACTGCGCCGCCGCCGCCGCCGTGGTGCGCGCCTTCCGCGCAGGCGACAGGGCCGCGGAGGAGGCGGCGCAGGCGGTTTTGACGGCGACGCGCCGGATCGCGACCTCGGTGCCGCTGATCGCAGGCCTGCGCGAGATCGTGGCGCGGCGGACGGGCAACCCGGCCTGGCGACGTATCCGCCCGCCGAACCTGCCGCTCGCCGCTGAGAAGGTCGGCCCCTTCCTCGCCGCCTTCGACGCGACCGGCATCGGTGGACTCGCGCACGCCGCCTGA
- a CDS encoding YcgN family cysteine cluster protein has translation MPPSRRRAEPAPDAPGTAEPFWRVKSLEELSPREWESLCDGCGRCCLHKLRDPDDGAVAFTEVACRLLDLRSCRCSDYANRFRRVPDCVRLTPKVVREADWLPPTCAYRLVAEGKDLPWWHPLVSGSPETVHTAGISVRGRAVSERDAGALEDHVVSWPRRWPRGAREPAG, from the coding sequence TTGCCGCCTTCTCGCAGACGAGCTGAACCCGCCCCCGACGCGCCCGGGACGGCGGAGCCGTTCTGGCGGGTCAAATCGCTCGAGGAGCTGAGCCCGCGGGAGTGGGAGAGCCTCTGCGACGGCTGCGGCCGCTGCTGTCTGCACAAGCTGCGTGACCCCGACGACGGAGCGGTCGCCTTCACCGAGGTCGCCTGCCGGCTGCTCGACCTCCGCTCCTGCCGCTGCAGCGACTACGCAAACCGCTTCCGCCGCGTTCCCGATTGCGTTCGCCTCACCCCGAAGGTGGTACGGGAGGCCGACTGGCTTCCCCCCACCTGCGCCTATCGCCTCGTCGCCGAGGGCAAGGACCTCCCCTGGTGGCACCCGCTCGTCTCCGGAAGCCCCGAGACGGTGCACACGGCCGGCATCTCGGTGCGCGGCCGGGCGGTCAGCGAGCGCGACGCGGGCGCGCTCGAGGACCATGTGGTCTCCTGGCCGCGGCGCTGGCCGAGAGGGGCGCGCGAGCCTGCGGGTTGA
- a CDS encoding lipid-binding SYLF domain-containing protein, with amino-acid sequence MTRPSAASGTRRRLLAAAACLIAAPRVALAAADQQALVDRATLTVNEFMRDRHAADIRTLLQRARAVMVFPRIFRGGFILGGEGGSGVLVARDGAGNWSSPAFYSIGSGSIGLQAGVQDSQMMLFIMNDRALNALLQSQFKFGADASLAIATIGAGIEGSTTAALSADIVAVSRSRGLFAGVSLSGSILSRRNEDNAAYFGRPVSAEDIVLRMEVHNPAADNLRAALAAFSQTS; translated from the coding sequence ATGACCCGCCCGAGCGCCGCCTCCGGCACCCGCCGCCGGCTTCTCGCCGCCGCCGCGTGCCTCATCGCCGCGCCGCGCGTGGCCCTGGCCGCAGCCGACCAGCAGGCGCTGGTCGATCGCGCCACGCTCACGGTCAACGAGTTCATGCGTGACCGGCACGCGGCCGACATCCGCACCCTCCTGCAGCGCGCCCGCGCGGTGATGGTGTTCCCACGCATTTTCCGCGGCGGGTTCATCCTCGGCGGCGAGGGCGGGTCGGGTGTGCTCGTCGCGCGCGACGGGGCGGGCAACTGGTCCTCCCCCGCCTTCTACAGCATCGGCTCGGGCTCAATCGGGCTGCAGGCCGGGGTTCAGGACAGCCAGATGATGCTGTTCATCATGAACGACCGGGCGCTGAACGCCTTGCTGCAGAGCCAGTTCAAGTTCGGCGCCGACGCCTCGCTCGCGATCGCGACCATCGGCGCCGGCATCGAGGGATCGACCACCGCGGCGCTGAGCGCCGACATCGTTGCGGTGTCGCGGTCGCGCGGCCTGTTCGCCGGGGTGAGCCTCTCGGGAAGCATCCTGTCGCGCCGGAACGAGGACAACGCCGCCTATTTCGGCCGCCCCGTCTCGGCTGAGGACATCGTCCTGCGCATGGAGGTGCACAACCCCGCCGCCGACAATCTCCGTGCCGCGCTTGCCGCCTTCTCGCAGACGAGCTGA
- a CDS encoding ABC transporter permease: protein MSGSAARRVWGLIYRHLALYRRSWPRLIELAYWPVLQMCIWGFVSEFMVRASGWAAAASGVLIGAVLLWEVCLRSQMGFAISFLEEVWSRNLGNLFVTPIRPWELVAGLVSMSVLRMLAGILPAILLAWALYAFRITDMGLVLVAFFALLMAMGWAVALAVTAMVLRHGAGAEALAWSVLFGLAPLSAVFYPVSVLPGWLQPVALAIPATHVFEGMRAALLEGRFDAGHLAAAAALDVLWLAAAAWAFARVFRIARRQGLLLNVGE, encoded by the coding sequence ATGAGCGGATCGGCGGCGCGGCGCGTCTGGGGGCTGATCTACCGCCACCTCGCCCTCTACCGGCGTTCCTGGCCGAGACTGATCGAGCTCGCCTACTGGCCGGTGCTGCAGATGTGCATCTGGGGCTTCGTGTCGGAGTTCATGGTGCGCGCCTCCGGCTGGGCGGCGGCCGCCTCGGGCGTGCTGATCGGCGCGGTGCTGTTGTGGGAGGTGTGCCTCAGAAGCCAGATGGGCTTTGCGATCTCCTTCCTCGAGGAGGTCTGGTCGCGCAACCTCGGCAACCTCTTCGTCACGCCGATCCGGCCGTGGGAGCTCGTGGCCGGGCTCGTATCGATGAGCGTTCTGCGCATGCTCGCCGGCATCCTTCCCGCCATCCTGCTCGCCTGGGCGCTCTACGCCTTCCGGATCACCGACATGGGCTTGGTGCTCGTGGCGTTCTTCGCGCTGCTGATGGCGATGGGCTGGGCGGTGGCGCTTGCCGTCACGGCGATGGTGCTTCGCCACGGCGCCGGCGCCGAGGCGCTCGCCTGGAGCGTTCTGTTCGGGCTCGCGCCGCTCTCGGCCGTGTTCTACCCCGTCTCTGTGCTCCCCGGTTGGCTGCAGCCCGTGGCGCTCGCCATCCCGGCGACGCATGTGTTCGAGGGCATGCGCGCCGCCCTGCTCGAGGGCCGGTTCGACGCCGGGCACCTCGCGGCCGCCGCAGCGCTCGACGTGCTCTGGCTCGCCGCCGCCGCCTGGGCATTCGCCCGCGTGTTCCGGATCGCCCGTCGCCAGGGCCTGCTCCTGAACGTGGGCGAGTGA
- a CDS encoding ABC transporter ATP-binding protein, whose protein sequence is MRDWVRRPAIIAEGLVKRYGTVTAVDQVSFEAAPGTVLGLLGGNGAGKTTTIAMLLGLLIPDSGRITVLGHDMATDRFAALARMNFSSPYVSLPHRLSVRENLTVYGHLYGVRGLSRRIARLAEELELGPFLDRPAGQLSAGQKTRAALAKALINTPEVLLLDEPTASLDPDTADRVRGWLERYRDETGATVVLASHNMAEVERLCSDVVMLKHGRVVDRGAPAALIGRYGRQDLEQVFLDIARGTGVAAGGGS, encoded by the coding sequence ATGCGAGACTGGGTTCGCCGCCCCGCGATCATCGCGGAAGGGCTCGTGAAGCGCTACGGCACCGTCACGGCGGTGGATCAGGTGAGCTTCGAGGCCGCCCCCGGGACGGTGCTCGGCCTCCTTGGCGGCAACGGCGCGGGCAAGACCACCACCATCGCCATGCTGCTCGGCCTCTTGATCCCGGATTCGGGGCGGATCACCGTGCTCGGCCACGACATGGCGACCGACCGGTTCGCCGCGCTCGCGCGGATGAACTTCTCCTCGCCTTACGTGTCGCTGCCGCATCGGCTCTCGGTGCGGGAGAACCTCACGGTCTATGGCCATCTCTACGGCGTGCGCGGGCTGTCGCGGCGGATCGCCCGGCTCGCCGAGGAGCTCGAGCTCGGCCCCTTCCTCGACCGCCCGGCCGGGCAGCTCTCGGCGGGGCAGAAGACCCGCGCCGCTCTTGCCAAGGCGCTGATCAACACGCCCGAGGTGCTGCTCCTCGACGAGCCGACCGCGAGCCTCGACCCCGACACGGCAGACCGCGTGCGCGGTTGGCTCGAGCGCTACCGCGACGAGACCGGCGCGACGGTGGTGCTTGCCTCGCACAACATGGCGGAGGTGGAACGGCTTTGTTCCGATGTGGTGATGCTGAAGCACGGCCGGGTGGTGGATCGCGGCGCGCCCGCGGCGCTGATCGGGCGCTACGGGCGACAGGACCTCGAGCAGGTGTTCCTCGACATCGCCCGTGGCACGGGCGTGGCCGCGGGGGGCGGATCGTGA
- a CDS encoding metallophosphoesterase family protein, protein MPDRPDDPAPEPGLDAPASLPEGLRIYAVGDIHGCAARLDVLHGLMAEDAAKAPERRKVIVYLGDYVDRGPDSRGVIERLLGPPPFAAETVHLAGNHEALMLAALDDPGDLRAGALWQMNGGGAALASWGVDPEAPQERWAEAIPPAHLAWLRGLARSVRFGGYVFAHAGVRPGVPLARQDPEDLIWIREPFLSSTADHGAVVVHGHTPGREVVLRRNRIGLDTGAVFGGKLTCAVLWAGRLRLLQA, encoded by the coding sequence GTGCCCGATCGCCCCGACGACCCCGCTCCCGAGCCGGGCCTCGACGCCCCGGCGAGCCTGCCCGAGGGCCTGCGGATCTATGCCGTGGGCGACATCCATGGCTGCGCGGCGAGGCTCGATGTGCTGCACGGCCTGATGGCCGAAGACGCGGCGAAGGCGCCCGAGAGGCGCAAGGTGATCGTCTATCTCGGCGACTATGTCGATCGCGGCCCCGACAGCCGCGGCGTGATCGAACGCCTCCTGGGCCCTCCCCCCTTCGCCGCTGAGACCGTCCACCTCGCCGGCAACCACGAGGCGCTGATGCTCGCCGCCCTCGATGATCCGGGCGATCTGAGGGCGGGGGCGCTGTGGCAGATGAACGGCGGCGGCGCAGCGCTCGCCTCCTGGGGGGTGGACCCGGAGGCGCCGCAGGAGCGCTGGGCGGAGGCGATCCCGCCCGCCCATCTCGCCTGGCTGCGCGGCCTCGCCCGCTCGGTGCGGTTCGGCGGCTACGTCTTCGCCCATGCCGGGGTGCGGCCCGGGGTACCGCTCGCCCGGCAGGACCCCGAGGATCTGATCTGGATCCGCGAGCCCTTCCTCTCCTCGACGGCGGACCATGGCGCCGTGGTGGTGCACGGGCATACGCCGGGGCGAGAGGTCGTGCTGCGCCGGAACCGGATCGGCCTCGACACGGGCGCCGTCTTTGGCGGCAAGCTCACCTGCGCGGTGCTCTGGGCCGGTCGGCTCAGGCTGCTGCAGGCGTGA
- the rfaE1 gene encoding D-glycero-beta-D-manno-heptose-7-phosphate kinase → MPDHLPDDDRALDPDRADLANGLAALPRASVLVVGDAMLDRYVYGSVTRVSPEAPIPVLSVERELAMPGGAANVVRNITALGASAAFVTVVGDDVAGSDLTALIGGQPKVEPWMLVQGGRPTTVKTRYLAAGQQLLRADRETTEPIHPKLSERLVRIATDAMAACRAVVLSDYHKGVLAGSAAQAILRAARSAGRITVVDPKGQDWARYAGADVLTPNRRELAEASGMPTATPEEVVAAAEAMLAAHGFGAVLCTRSEDGMTLVRRGGATLHLAAEAREVFDVSGAGDTVVATLAAGLAAGLALPVAARLANIAAGIVVGKVGTAVARESEIRAVLSPASGSLRKVVTREEAAEQVERWRRRGWRIGFTNGCFDLLHPGHVHLLAQARAECDRLVVGLNSDASVRRLKGPTRPVQTEAARAAVLASLADVDLVTVFEEDTPEALIAALRPDVLVKGADYRLDQVVGAELVRGWGGRVVLAELLPGNSTTATIARLRG, encoded by the coding sequence ATGCCCGACCATCTCCCGGACGACGACCGCGCCCTCGACCCGGACCGCGCCGACCTCGCCAACGGGCTCGCCGCCCTGCCGCGCGCCTCCGTCCTCGTCGTCGGCGATGCGATGCTCGACCGCTACGTCTACGGCTCGGTCACCCGGGTCAGCCCCGAGGCGCCGATCCCCGTGCTTTCGGTCGAGCGCGAGCTCGCCATGCCGGGCGGGGCGGCGAACGTGGTGCGCAACATCACCGCTCTCGGCGCCTCTGCCGCCTTCGTGACGGTGGTGGGCGACGATGTCGCCGGCTCCGACCTCACTGCCCTCATCGGCGGCCAGCCCAAGGTCGAGCCCTGGATGCTCGTCCAGGGGGGGCGGCCGACCACGGTCAAGACGCGCTACCTCGCCGCCGGCCAGCAGCTTCTGCGCGCCGACCGCGAGACCACGGAGCCGATCCACCCGAAGCTCTCCGAACGCCTCGTTCGGATCGCCACCGACGCGATGGCCGCCTGCCGCGCCGTGGTGCTGTCCGACTATCATAAGGGCGTCCTCGCCGGCTCCGCGGCGCAGGCGATCCTCCGCGCCGCCCGCTCCGCCGGCCGGATCACCGTGGTCGACCCCAAGGGCCAGGACTGGGCCCGCTATGCCGGCGCCGATGTGCTGACCCCGAACCGGCGCGAGCTCGCCGAGGCCTCAGGCATGCCGACGGCGACGCCCGAGGAGGTGGTCGCGGCGGCCGAGGCGATGCTCGCCGCACACGGCTTCGGCGCGGTGCTCTGCACCCGTTCCGAGGACGGGATGACGCTTGTCCGCCGCGGCGGGGCGACGCTCCACCTCGCCGCCGAGGCGCGCGAGGTGTTCGACGTCTCCGGCGCGGGCGACACGGTGGTGGCGACACTCGCCGCGGGACTCGCGGCTGGTCTTGCCCTGCCCGTTGCCGCCCGGCTCGCCAACATCGCCGCCGGAATCGTTGTCGGCAAGGTCGGCACCGCGGTGGCGCGCGAGAGCGAGATCCGCGCCGTCCTCTCCCCCGCCTCGGGCAGCCTCAGGAAGGTCGTCACGCGCGAGGAGGCGGCCGAGCAGGTGGAGCGGTGGCGACGACGCGGCTGGCGAATCGGCTTCACCAATGGCTGCTTCGACCTCCTGCACCCTGGCCATGTGCATCTGTTGGCGCAGGCGCGGGCGGAGTGCGACCGGCTCGTCGTCGGCCTGAACTCCGATGCCTCGGTGCGGCGTCTGAAGGGCCCCACCCGCCCGGTGCAGACGGAGGCCGCGCGCGCGGCCGTGCTCGCCTCGCTCGCCGATGTCGATCTCGTCACCGTGTTCGAGGAGGACACGCCGGAGGCGCTGATCGCTGCGCTCAGGCCGGACGTGCTCGTGAAGGGAGCCGACTACCGGCTCGACCAAGTGGTCGGCGCCGAGCTCGTGCGCGGCTGGGGCGGGCGCGTAGTGCTCGCCGAGCTCCTGCCCGGCAACAGCACCACCGCGACGATCGCGCGGCTTCGGGGCTGA
- the msrB gene encoding peptide-methionine (R)-S-oxide reductase MsrB, which yields MSTKTESFPVQKSEAEWRAVLTPEQYRVLRGHGTERAGTSPLNHEKRDGIYVCAGCGAPLFSSEAKYESGTGWPSFFRALPGAVGTRIDRSFFMVRTEVHCATCGGHLGHVFPDGPPPTGERYCMNGVALVFRPKEE from the coding sequence ATGAGCACGAAGACGGAGAGCTTTCCCGTCCAGAAATCGGAGGCAGAGTGGCGTGCCGTCCTCACGCCCGAGCAGTACCGCGTGCTGCGCGGCCACGGCACCGAGCGGGCGGGCACCTCGCCGCTGAACCACGAGAAGCGCGACGGCATCTATGTTTGCGCCGGCTGCGGCGCGCCGCTCTTCTCGTCGGAGGCGAAATACGAAAGCGGCACCGGGTGGCCCTCGTTCTTCCGCGCCCTTCCGGGCGCCGTCGGCACGCGGATCGACCGCAGCTTCTTCATGGTGCGGACGGAGGTGCACTGCGCGACCTGCGGCGGCCATCTCGGGCATGTCTTCCCAGACGGCCCGCCGCCGACCGGAGAGCGCTACTGCATGAACGGAGTCGCGCTCGTGTTCCGGCCGAAGGAGGAGTGA
- a CDS encoding transposase — translation MSVPFLLTPAQMRRIRPHVPLSHGIPRVDDRRVLSGIIFVIRGGLRWRDAPPG, via the coding sequence ATGTCCGTCCCGTTCCTGCTCACCCCGGCGCAGATGCGGCGCATCCGGCCGCACGTCCCGCTCTCGCACGGCATCCCGCGCGTGGACGACCGGCGCGTCCTCAGCGGCATCATCTTCGTCATCCGGGGCGGCCTGCGCTGGCGCGACGCCCCGCCGGGCTAA
- the thpR gene encoding RNA 2',3'-cyclic phosphodiesterase translates to MVRLFVALDLPFEVRERLRLLTGAKLPGARWVPPENMHLTLRFVGEVDHGRADDIDAALGTIAARGFSLTLEGVGTFQSGRRVHALWAGVERNPALEHLRAKVESALVRAGCEPERRKFTPHVTLARLDQPDPAKLGDWLHGNALFRLGPVPVEHFTLFSSRLGREGPHYTAEAAYALR, encoded by the coding sequence ATGGTCAGGCTGTTCGTCGCGCTCGACCTGCCGTTCGAGGTTCGGGAGAGGCTTCGCCTGCTGACCGGGGCGAAGCTTCCCGGGGCGCGCTGGGTTCCGCCCGAGAACATGCATCTGACGCTTCGCTTCGTCGGCGAGGTCGATCACGGGCGCGCCGACGACATCGACGCGGCCCTCGGCACGATCGCCGCGCGCGGCTTCTCGCTCACCCTCGAGGGGGTGGGCACCTTCCAGAGCGGGCGGAGGGTGCATGCTCTGTGGGCGGGGGTGGAGCGGAACCCAGCGCTCGAGCACCTGCGCGCCAAGGTCGAGAGCGCGCTCGTGCGTGCCGGCTGCGAGCCGGAGCGTCGCAAGTTCACCCCGCATGTGACGCTCGCGCGTCTCGACCAGCCTGACCCCGCGAAGCTCGGCGACTGGCTTCACGGCAACGCCCTGTTCCGCCTCGGCCCGGTTCCGGTCGAGCACTTCACGCTGTTCTCGTCGCGGCTCGGGCGGGAGGGGCCGCACTACACGGCAGAGGCGGCGTACGCCCTGCGCTAG
- a CDS encoding arylesterase, which yields MSARARAQGGREIRILALGDSLTAGYGLPRQEGFAAQLQAALRAKGIAATVIDAGVSGDTTAGGRARLDWALADRPDAAIVALGGNDLLRAIPPEATYANLDAILRRLAERNIPVLLAGMLAPRNLGQDYVTAFEGAYQRLAREHDVVFYPFFLDGVATVPELNQPDGIHPNARGVAVMVERILPAVERLLARVRA from the coding sequence ATGTCAGCACGTGCGCGGGCGCAAGGGGGGCGCGAGATCCGCATCCTCGCCCTCGGCGACAGCCTTACCGCCGGCTACGGCCTGCCGCGTCAGGAGGGGTTCGCCGCCCAGCTGCAGGCAGCGCTGCGGGCGAAGGGAATCGCCGCGACCGTGATCGATGCCGGGGTGTCGGGCGACACCACCGCCGGGGGGCGGGCTCGGCTCGACTGGGCGCTGGCCGACCGGCCGGATGCGGCGATCGTCGCGCTCGGCGGCAACGATCTCCTGCGCGCCATCCCCCCTGAGGCGACCTACGCCAATCTCGACGCCATCCTGCGGCGGCTTGCCGAGCGCAACATCCCGGTGCTGCTCGCCGGCATGCTCGCGCCACGCAATCTCGGACAGGACTACGTCACCGCCTTCGAAGGCGCCTATCAGCGCCTCGCCCGCGAGCACGACGTCGTGTTCTACCCATTCTTCCTCGATGGTGTCGCGACGGTGCCCGAGCTGAACCAGCCGGACGGGATCCACCCCAATGCCCGCGGTGTCGCAGTGATGGTCGAGCGTATCCTGCCCGCGGTGGAGCGGCTGCTCGCCCGGGTGCGTGCGTGA
- a CDS encoding ABC transporter ATP-binding protein, whose translation MDAIVSDLPLAAASGRGGEPLIAVRDLAFTVASAAGKINILKGITFSVAGGEGVAIVGPSGSGKSTLMMLLGGLDRATGGSIRVAGHDLTALDEDALARFRRDHVGIVFQAFHLVPTMTAEENVALPLEFAGGANALARAREALARVGLGHRTRHYPAQLSGGEQQRVALARAIVAKPSILLADEPTGNLDGATGAAVMDLLFGLRAELGTTLLLITHDERLAARCGRIISLADGRIESDRVVG comes from the coding sequence ATGGATGCCATCGTCTCCGACCTGCCGCTTGCCGCCGCGTCGGGGCGTGGCGGCGAACCGCTGATCGCGGTGCGCGACCTCGCCTTCACGGTGGCCTCGGCGGCGGGCAAAATCAACATTCTCAAGGGTATCACCTTCTCGGTCGCGGGCGGCGAAGGGGTCGCGATCGTCGGGCCTTCGGGCAGCGGCAAGTCCACCCTGATGATGCTTCTGGGTGGGCTCGACCGCGCCACGGGCGGCTCGATCCGGGTCGCCGGCCACGACCTCACGGCGTTGGACGAGGACGCGCTCGCCCGCTTCCGGCGCGACCACGTTGGCATCGTATTCCAGGCCTTCCACCTCGTGCCGACCATGACGGCAGAGGAGAACGTGGCCCTGCCGCTCGAGTTCGCGGGCGGCGCCAATGCGCTGGCCCGCGCGCGGGAGGCGCTCGCCCGCGTCGGCCTCGGCCATCGCACGCGCCACTATCCGGCCCAGCTTTCGGGCGGCGAGCAGCAGCGCGTGGCGCTCGCCCGCGCGATCGTCGCCAAGCCCTCGATCCTGCTCGCCGACGAGCCGACGGGGAACCTCGACGGCGCGACCGGTGCGGCGGTGATGGACCTCCTGTTCGGTCTCCGCGCCGAGCTCGGCACCACTTTGCTTCTCATCACCCATGACGAGCGCCTCGCCGCGCGCTGCGGCCGGATCATCTCGCTCGCCGACGGCAGGATCGAGTCCGACCGGGTTGTCGGCTGA